From the genome of Gammaproteobacteria bacterium:
GGCACGAGCGGCACGATCTCGACGAGGCCGCCGCCGGTCCCGGCCGCCGTCGAGACGCGCACGTCGTAGTCGAGGCCGGGGACGAGCGGCGTACCGGCGGTTGCGTTCAAAACGAACACGGTGCCGCCCGACTGCGGGTTCGCGGGATCGAACGGTACCAGGGTCTCCGGATCCACCGGTCCGTTGAACGGCACGGTGATCGGAGCCGTCGTCGAGAAGCCGTCGAGCGTATTCAGCGCCTCGGCGAGCGGGCTCGTGATGCGCTCGGGCACCTCGAGCTTCTGGCCCGTGGGATTGTAGAGGTCGCTCGGGTAGGGGCCGACGTCGATCGGCGGGGCGTAGACGGCCACGAAGCCTTCGCCGGATGGCGGCGGCGCGGGCGTGAATTCGACCGCCTCCGGGCCCGTGGACGAGCCGCTTTCGCAGCCGGCGAGCACGGCGCCGACGAGCACGAACAGGATGGCAGAGCGCGGCATGGAACCCCCCTCGGAAGCGCCGCTGCCAGTATATGCATTCGTCGTCGGGAAGATAGCTTCGCAATCTGCGGAGTTCTCTTCTGCTGCGCTTCCTCGGTCCCGCGTCCGGGGCGCGGGCCCTGTCGGCCGGACTCCGGCTGCGGCGATTCGCGGGAGCCGAAACGGCGGCCGGCCTGTCTATAATGGGTGCTTCGAAACGGTTATCGAGGGACAGCCCATGAGCATGCCCGAACGCGCAGCCGCGCCCGATACGGAAATCCAGAATCTCGTCGAGAAAGCACGTGCCGCGCAGGCGGCTTTCGAGGCGTTCTCTCAGGAGCAGGTGGACGCGATCGTTCGCGACATCGGCAAGTACGTCTACGACAACGCCGAAATGCTCGCGCGCATGGCGGTCGACGAGACGGGCATCGGCGACTACAGCGACAAGGTTCTGAAGAACAAAGGCAAGGCAAGGATCATCTGGAACAGTCTCAAGGGCAAGAAATCGCGCGGCGTCATCGGCGAGGAGCCGGAGAACAACCTCGTGCTCGTGGCCAAGCCGATGGGCGTCGTCGCGTCCGTCACGCCGGTCACGAATCCGATCGTCACGCCGATGTGCAACTGCATGTTCGCGATCAAGACCGGCAACGCGGTGATTTTCGCGCCGCACCCGAAGGCCCAGAAGTGCACGCGGCATCTGACGAACGAGTTCATGCGCATCGTCAAGGCGCACGGCGGCCCCGACGATCTGATCCAAATGGTCGAGAACGGCTCCGTGGAGAAGACGCAGGAGCTGATGCGCTCGGTCGACGTCGTCGTCGCCACGGGCGGCGCCGCGATGGTGAAATCCGCTTACTCGTCCGGCAAGCCGTCGTTCGGTGTCGGCGCGGGCAACGTGCCGGTGATCATCGACCGCGACGTCGATCTGAAGGAAGCCGTCGAGAAGATCGTCGCGGGCGCGGCCTTCGACAACGGCATCATCTGCTCGCACGAGCAGTTCGTGCTCGCTCCGGAGGAGCGCTACCAGGAGACGCTCGAGGCGTTCGCGGCCACCGGCAAGGTATGGTTCACGAACGACGAGGCGCAGATCCAGAAGATTCGCGACGTCGTGTTTCCGGGCGGACAGCTGAACAAGGACGTGGTCGGCAAGCCGGCTCGTGAGGTCGGCCGCATGGCGGGCGTCGACGTTCCCGAGTCGGCCCGGCTGATTCTGGTCCCCGCGCGCGGCGCCGGCGAAGCGGACGTGCTCGCCCGCGAGAAGCTCTGCCCCGTGATTGCGATCTTGCCGTACAAGGAGTTCACCGAGGCGGTCGAGAAGGCCAAGGCCAACCTGCTCGTCGAGGGCGCGGGGCACTCCGCGGCCGTTCACTCGAACAACGAGGAGCACATCCGCAGCGCGGGCGTCGCGCTGCCGGTCAGCCGTCTCGTCGTGAACCAGGCGAGCTCGCTGACGGCGGGCGGTTCGCTCACGAACGGCTTCGCGCCGACGACGACGCTCGGCTGCGGCTCGTGGGGCGGGAACTCGATCTCCGAGAACCTCGACTACAAGCACCTGATGAACGTCTCGCGGATCGGCAAGGTCATCAGCGGCAAGAAGGTGCCGACGGACGAGGAAATCTGGGCCTGAGCGAAGCGAGAACTGCGCGGGGCGCAGCTGTCGAGTTCCCGCTGCTCTACACGTCCGAGGAGAAGGCGCAACGCTGGCGAAGTCCGTCTCGACCCCTCCGAGCATGCGCAGCACGGGTGGTTCTCGTTCGAGGAGAGCCTCGCGCGTGTCCACTACCGAGGGCTCGAGGACGGGCTGCGATCGGTCCACGAGTACGTGACCGGTACGCCGAGCCCGGCCAGGGAGCTCTGCCTCTACCCGTCAGAGACCTGAGCGAGCGCGCTGCCGGGTGGCGCTTGCGGCGGCTGACTGCGAGCTGCGCGGTGTGGTG
Proteins encoded in this window:
- a CDS encoding aldehyde dehydrogenase family protein — translated: MPERAAAPDTEIQNLVEKARAAQAAFEAFSQEQVDAIVRDIGKYVYDNAEMLARMAVDETGIGDYSDKVLKNKGKARIIWNSLKGKKSRGVIGEEPENNLVLVAKPMGVVASVTPVTNPIVTPMCNCMFAIKTGNAVIFAPHPKAQKCTRHLTNEFMRIVKAHGGPDDLIQMVENGSVEKTQELMRSVDVVVATGGAAMVKSAYSSGKPSFGVGAGNVPVIIDRDVDLKEAVEKIVAGAAFDNGIICSHEQFVLAPEERYQETLEAFAATGKVWFTNDEAQIQKIRDVVFPGGQLNKDVVGKPAREVGRMAGVDVPESARLILVPARGAGEADVLAREKLCPVIAILPYKEFTEAVEKAKANLLVEGAGHSAAVHSNNEEHIRSAGVALPVSRLVVNQASSLTAGGSLTNGFAPTTTLGCGSWGGNSISENLDYKHLMNVSRIGKVISGKKVPTDEEIWA